From Caldicellulosiruptor hydrothermalis 108, a single genomic window includes:
- the recF gene encoding DNA replication/repair protein RecF (All proteins in this family for which functions are known are DNA-binding proteins that assist the filamentation of RecA onto DNA for the initiation of recombination or recombinational repair.), with amino-acid sequence MKIKNIYIENFRGYKQRFFEFKDKMNLIVGNNASGKTSLLEALYFCICGKSFKSRDVDAINFDSYYFKLEMSAEVGNIEYNVFCYVDKALDKRIMINDKKINRLSELISLFKFVFFEPDTTRLIKHQPKLRRRFLDMEVAKLYPYMTKVYSEYQRALHSRNAFLKSYDKKDIIDVYDVQISQLGFLIFQKRQEVIDRLSIEAQKIFSYVFENKSLLELKYMPSINASSEEEYYKEMKKHLVKDLSLGYTTKGIHRDDFEILIDGKPAIDFASEGQIKLAAVSVVLSSALLYTEPVLILDDVFSELDKFKRRNLIKFLSQYQSFVTSAEDLSTLQSEGILEFDSANVIFLERSI; translated from the coding sequence ATGAAGATAAAAAACATTTACATTGAAAATTTCAGAGGTTACAAACAAAGATTTTTTGAGTTCAAAGATAAAATGAATTTAATTGTCGGTAATAATGCCTCAGGAAAGACTTCTCTTCTTGAGGCTCTATATTTTTGTATATGTGGAAAATCTTTTAAAAGCCGAGATGTAGATGCAATAAACTTTGATTCATACTATTTCAAGCTTGAGATGTCAGCTGAGGTTGGCAATATTGAATATAATGTTTTCTGTTATGTAGATAAAGCTTTAGATAAGAGAATAATGATAAATGATAAGAAGATAAATAGACTGTCTGAGCTAATTAGTCTTTTCAAATTTGTTTTTTTTGAGCCAGACACAACAAGACTTATAAAACATCAGCCAAAACTAAGGCGCCGATTTTTGGATATGGAAGTTGCAAAGCTTTACCCTTACATGACGAAGGTGTATTCAGAGTACCAAAGAGCACTTCATTCTAGAAACGCATTTTTGAAAAGTTATGATAAAAAGGATATAATAGATGTGTACGATGTGCAGATAAGCCAGCTTGGATTTTTGATTTTCCAAAAACGACAGGAGGTTATAGATAGATTATCTATTGAAGCGCAGAAGATATTCAGCTATGTGTTTGAAAACAAATCCTTGCTTGAACTTAAATACATGCCATCAATTAACGCTTCAAGCGAGGAAGAGTATTACAAAGAGATGAAAAAGCATCTGGTTAAAGATTTGAGTCTTGGATACACAACAAAAGGGATTCACAGAGATGACTTTGAGATTCTGATAGATGGAAAACCAGCGATTGATTTTGCATCTGAAGGGCAGATAAAACTTGCGGCTGTGTCGGTTGTGCTCTCATCTGCTCTTCTTTATACAGAGCCTGTTCTCATTTTAGACGATGTGTTTTCTGAGTTAGATAAGTTTAAAAGAAGAAATCTTATAAAGTTTTTAAGTCAGTACCAGTCGTTTGTGACATCTGCAGAAGACCTAAGTACCCTTCAAAGTGAGGGAATACTGGAGTTTGACAGTGCAAATGTGATTTTTCTTGAAAGGAGTATATAA
- a CDS encoding extracellular matrix/biofilm biosynthesis regulator RemA family protein produces the protein MFAHIGEDYVINSAELLVILSWDSFVRSKDNLKILENLKLHDRIVVINDDIKKSIIILEVDGRMYGIISPVSPGTIAKRLLNFNHYFDNYLDQD, from the coding sequence ATGTTTGCTCACATTGGTGAGGATTATGTAATCAACAGCGCAGAACTTCTTGTGATACTGAGCTGGGATTCTTTTGTGCGCTCAAAAGACAATCTCAAAATCCTTGAAAATCTAAAGCTTCACGACAGGATTGTTGTTATAAATGATGATATAAAAAAGTCTATAATAATCCTTGAAGTTGATGGAAGAATGTATGGAATAATATCTCCTGTGTCGCCGGGTACCATCGCAAAAAGGCTTTTGAACTTTAACCACTATTTTGACAACTATTTGGACCAGGATTGA